The Vigna radiata var. radiata cultivar VC1973A chromosome 6, Vradiata_ver6, whole genome shotgun sequence DNA segment GTGTGTGGAAAAACATACACAATACTATTGAATCATTGACCGGTGAACTGAAAAATATTAACTGCAAGTTTTCTATATATGATTTGtgattaatttatcttttaagataTGGAAATGTTTTCCGGcagtaatttttttcaaaatagtaaaaCTGTAGTAAATCTTAGTTCTATGCTTCGATTCATGTGGAAAAAACAGCCTGTTAATAATACTTTTAGTCCAAAACTAACACATTATAAAATTTGCAAAATAAGGTGAGGagctattttaaattattttgaagtaGCACTCAATTTGAAATCCTTTATATCAGCAATTAACACTGTCATTATATTAAGATTTCGTTCTTATTAAAGAAAGGTCATTCCAAACATGTTAGTACTACATGAATGATcaaatgaaatgtaaaattatagTCAAAATACTATTATGGGGTAATTGAATGTTATTTTGCTAATgaatttttactttcattgtcCATTATTTCAACCAAGAAGTTGTAGCTCCCTAATCAGACAGAACAAAACCTGTTCAACTCATGCTATATAGAACAACAACAACTTTGAAGCAGCCACTAAGCCAGAAAAACTTTCAAATTTAGGGAGGGCTCAAATGAGAAGATAGTGTTTGATACACTGACCAGTCTAATGATTCGGTATACATCAGAAAAGCTTTCATTGAAAAGATGGTCTCATTGAGCAGTAGTGAAACCAGCTACTCCTTGTTCTTGATATAAGCATACAAGTTTACATGGATATCAATATGCCATACAAATTAAAAGCAATTATAACTTTAACTTGTTCAACCAGGCTTTATTCATTTCAGAAACGCAATTCTTATGCAGAAAAACATCAAAATGTAATAGATCAAAGATCAAGAGTTCCAGCAAAAAGAGCACTGCACCGACCAATGAGTTCACCAATTTATGTTCAGTGCAATTAGAATTTGTTCAACAATGACCAACAACGTATTCACTTccaatattttctattaaagaAATGTTGAACTTCAAAATTCAATGCTACATTATACATAAACAAGTACACGCATCTGCGATGTTTACCAGATAATGAATGTGAGTAAGAGGGGTTATCCTCCAAACAAAATTTTTGGTGCTATTCTCCAAACAGAATTAAACTTCCACCTAAATAGCCCATGAAATAAAGGTTTGCATTACAAACCAGTACAAGTTGAGGTGAAACTCtaattctaaaaagaaaactacaCATAGAGAATAAGCTTCCCTGTATCAGGTAAATCAAAGATTTCTTATgagtacaaaagaaaaacacaggAAATAAACAGTCTCCAAAAAATACTCAGTTCAGTAGACACTCTCAAGCTATTCTCACCAGCACCTTGTTCTTTTTGCCAGCTGATAACAGGAGAACTTTCCCATCCACTATATCTGCAGCTTCAATCCTCTTACCTTCACTATCCACTCTGCTATTATTTAAGTAAAGGCCCCCTTGCTTCAACAACCTCCTTGCCGCAGACTTACTCTCGAACAAACCAGAAGAGACCGAAAGATCCACCAATGACAGATTCAAAACCTCTTCATAAGCCAAAGAACAAGATGGCACATCCTCAGCAATCCCCTCAATGGTTTTCCAGTCCAACTTCGTCCCTGACCCCGGCCTCAATGCCTCAGTGGCCTGAAGAGCCTCAGCCAAACCTTCTTCCCCATGAACAAATCGTGTAACTTCTTCCGCCAGTCTCCGCTGGGCGGTGTTAGGCACATAGCCAGGCTTCCCCATCTCCCCTTCCAAGGCAACTATCTCCTCAATGTCCAAAAATGTAAGAATTCTCAAAAACCTAATCACATCATCATCagtaatactaaaaaaatactgGTAAAACTTATAGGGAGACAAAAACTTTGGAGACAACCAAATAGCACCATCCTCTGACTTTCCAAACTTGGTACCATCACTCTTCAAAAGAAGAGGGAATGTCAAGCCATATGCATCTTTCACGTGCAATATTTTCCTAATCAATTCAGTCCCAGCAGTTATATTACCCCATTGATCACTACCCCCAATCTGAACACTTATACCCTCATTCTGAAACAAGTGCAAGAAATCGTAACCTTGCAACAATTGATATGTGAACTCGGTGAAACTAATTCCTTCTTCTGACTCCAACCTCTTCCTTACACTCTCCTTAGAAATCATAGACCCGACCCTAGCAAACCTACCTACCCTTTTCAAAAAATCCAACAAACTAAACTCTTTCCACCAGTCATAGTTATTCAAAATCACAACAGACAAATCAGAGTCCACCGAGTTCGGATTTCGGCCGCGACCCAAAATCCGTTTAATGGTGTTGGAGATACCCACCGTGTTTTTCTCCAAGGACTCGATATCAAGTTCGGGCCTTTCGAGAGATTTTCCTGAGGGGTCGCCCACTCTCGCGGTGGCGCCTCCGATCAACGCGACGGCACCGTGACCGCTGCGGTGGAACCAGGAGAGCACGATGATGCCAAGGAGGTTGCCGAGGTGCAGAGACTCCCCGGTGGGGTCGAAACCGCAGTAGACCTTGACCGGTGAGGAGCACGCGGCCCGTAGCGCGTCGCTGGTGATGGACTCGACCAGACCGCGTTCTTCGAGGATTTCAATGACGTTGCGGCGGGATTGTTGGAGGGCGCAGGTGGTTTTTGTGACACATTGAAGAGGAAAGGGAGAAGAATGGGGTTTGAAGGGACTAAAGAAACGAGTGGTTGAATGGTTGAAAAGGAGTGTTCTCGCTAAAACAGAAATGGAGGCCATTGGGTGTGTTACTGTGTGACTCCTGCTTACTCTTTCAAGTTGGGGATGATGAAGGATATCATTCTCTGTCTCTCTTTCACCATTTCTATTTattaataactattaaatttattaacatcATTATGTTATTCAAAGGaattcaaattgattttttatctaggaaaaaaaaaggtaaacttgttctttttaaataaaaacttaaaatactagttcatatttttcttcagtttgtcaattcaattttaatgttattttaacttaataaaattttattttttgttaattttaatgaatttatttttttttctaatacagtttaaataattaaagaactATAATTAGCACATCTCTTTAACCTcgtcaatttttaaaattatttttaacattttttaattgagaaaaatgTTCACATGCCAAATTATAGGTTTAAATATAACATCAGTCACACGTATGAGTATTATATatcagtttttatatttattaacttgttaaataaaattaacttattttcttaGAGGATTTTTTTATCGTCTTAACACGgtcatttatttttacaatttgtaATAGGTCATTTCTGTAAGTAGACAAAAATTGTGTCAATGCTGATGTGAAGCAGTCTATGTAGATGGATTTATTATGTagaatttgtatttaattaatttcgtggagttgttatttaatttaattcgtaaaatttgtatttaatttattttatagaattaatttatttcagaatattttttgtctttcgTGTTTGTCGTACACTCACCACGTCAAGATCTTCAACCTTAGAAACTCCAACTCTCCTAGTCATCATCTTTTGTTATCTGTCGTCACTGGACTAACCAGCCCTAAACAGAACCACCACAAAGGCCATCGAAAACCACCGCAGGAGCGGATTTGAACCTTTCATTGTGCACAAAGAGAGAACCCTAAAATTGTGAGTTTTAGCCTCGTCTCCATGCTTTGCATGCATCTCCCTCTTCACGCAACCATCGTAAGAATCACCATTGTCCAAAACATGCAGAAAAACCCAATCAATGATCTGCGAATTCAAACCACTTAAAACCCCAAACTCACTGCAAAGAACAACGCCTCCGTGGAACCTGCAAAAACATTCAAATCATAGAACCCAGATTGCAAACACATTTTCTCCTCCATCGCGCCTCCATAAGCCAATATCACACCTACAATCAAAGAATCAACCAGAAAATCCTTCATCATATCTCCACACGAAACCACCATTGACTTCACTATAGTCCAAAATCGCGACATCGCAAACCACTCAAGTTTGTTCCTCCCTAATCCACAAAGCACAACCATGAGTTCATCACAAATCGGAAACCTATCATCTACGAAACCCAAATGTAGAACAACCTCGCACCACCATGATCCATTTCACACCTTCATTCGCGATCCATACTTGCAAGGAAGAAAACCCAAAATGTGAACCAGAGGGATACCACAAAGAACAAACCAAAACGCGAGCTTGTTCATCATCTGCTTCCTCGCGAAGCCTTCACTGCCACCAACACACCGCGAAAAGCAACCTTGTTACACGAAATCCTTATCCCTAATTTTTACTGTACTAAATTCCTAATTTTTTTCCTAACCACGATATCCAATTAAATAATGTCACATCataaattaaacctaatttcacATCATAATTTAAACATCATTTCCACATAATAAACTCATCCACATCATCTGCGCCACATTAGCTTCCAATACAAATATGACGACCATcagagggtttaaacctatatttttatgaaactaaaaaataatcaattatatatatagaaaatagtGTATTATAGACATCTCCAAAATGCCCATGTTTGATCTCTCGATACCTGtgtaaaaaattgatttttatgtcTTCTTATTAGGGATGACAACAAGTCGGGTCAGGCACGAGTAATGCCTATCAATACTCGACTCGCATGAAAAAATCGTACCTGTTACATATTCCGCTACTCCCTGGATACTTGCATAAAAAATATTCGTGGATTTTTTTTAACCCATTGGTACCCGTTGGATACTCGTAGATAtttaaaaaagggttaaatatgcttttagtccttgaagtttcattgatttttggttttagtccctgcatagaacattgatggcatttcatcctcttagtatggaaacatgtatgtttagtccctaaaaatagaCGGTGTCAATTTTTTGGTGAGGTGGCTAACAACCCTTCCACGTCTTCTCTGTACACTGCCTGTCacgtatatttttttaaacatttggattagctttttttggttttgcatGTGTGTTGAGTTATCAGATTGAAACTCTAAGGGGGTCGAAATTCCTTCCCTCATTCCCTACTCACTCATATCTGAGACAAAGTCTCAATTCTCTCGCACAGCCCAGGATTGGGTTCCATCACCATCGCTCGAATCGACCAGCCGCCGCTCCCATCCGACCAGCCATGGCGACGCCGGCATCCTCGCCATCATCCGACCAGCCACCGCAGGCTGCGACGACCACACCCTCTCTCCTTCTGCTCTTGCTAGCCTAGGGTTAGGGGTTTGTCCCCTGGAACACCGCCGGTCACCGTCAGTCATCCGGTCAGCCACCGCGCCACCACCTGAAGGATCGTCGCCGGCCATCATCCACCGTGATGTACTCTATAGTGGTGTGagccaaaacaacaaaacaagaaaaggaagaaaaacatagAGAAAACGGGAGAGAAGATGATAACACAGCCTCGCTGAAACTTGTTCtctgttttattcttttgcCTAGGACCATGTACAGATTTTGGAAGCAATAAGGATGATGTAAACTATGAAAACTGTTTGGCCTTAGTGAAGGTTGCTGGAGTTGGCACAGAAACATTCTTCGATGGCGAAAAATCCTTCCATAGATCCTCGTTTCTATTCTTATCAAAAGATACTTTCTTGTTTTTTCTAAATGATTGTTAAGGTAAACTTTATTGGCCCCGCCATCACTAACATCTGAATCGGAATCAATTAGACGAAACCCAGGAACATAATCATTTTTTAGGGGCGAAAAATCCTTCCAAAGATCCACACCTCAAATGGTAAGATTAATTGTACGTATCATTTTCAATTGATCCACACCTCAAATGCTAATATTTAACTCTCTTTTTTCGAAGAGATTGACAGAGACGAATCATTTTCAATAGTTATAACAGAGACGtatcatatatacatatattcttGGAAGCAATTTCAATCtgtaaattaagttttaaaacttATAGAAATTTGAATGAAGGTACGGTAATGTAGAAAGAAAAGGGTTGGTTGATATTTTGGAGTGAAATATTGGTTGTGAAAAAACCTTAGACCACCGTGGTTGAGGAGAGATGCTGGGTGGGGAGGTTGGGTTGAGTAAGGGTGGAGAGGTTgggtggaagatggaagaaggaAGGTGGAAGAAAGAGACGaaggagagagagggagaaaaaggTGAGAAACACTCAGATAAAAGAAATCGTGTCAGTCTACACCGTTAGCCATGTCACAAAAAAATTGACGCCGTTTACTTTTAGGGATTAAACATATATGTTTCCATATTAAGAGGACAAAATGTCATCAATGTTCTatgtagggactaaaaccaaaaatcagtgaaacttcagggactaaaaacatatttaaccctttaaaaaaaaacttatgaatttttaaatgaGAAGATAAAACTCACAATCATCTTTCTAATTACTTTTGAAGAAAAgggctttttttttaataaatgccCGTTTGATTCAACCTGGTAGGCTTTTCCTTCTGCACCCCAGGATAGTAGGAAGAAGTGTTGGTGCAGAGTAGAGAAGATGATCATGGCGAccaattttgaaagaaaagccCTCCAACGAGCTTTCTTTGCTTCCAGAATCTTCTTCTCTCGTCGATCTTCACACCCAATTAAGCTTGATGAACTTCCCTCTTCTCCCCACAACACTCCTTCTCGTTTTCCCGATaaatttcaccttttttttcatTGCACCATTTCATTGCCTTTTCCCCTTTTTGTTTCAAGCTATAGTTATCCACACGGGGTAACAAAAATTTGTTCGTATGAACTCAATAATTGTTATAGTTACAGTTTAGACTTCTGATGCACTAGCATAACACAATGATGACAACAGAAATCGAAGAAATATAAACCTCAACAAAAACTTAAATGTTAAACCTaaggataaaaatgtaatttcattttttaacgGATAATAGATACCCACAAATACGAGTAGTATGATACTCGTACTATAATAAGGTGATTGAGAACATATTCactaagtaataaaaaaaaaaaaattcttcaaatacCAAATCcatttgtaatataattatcaaaatcaaaagaaaaaatatttgagaaaaaaagatgaataattttgaagaattgaaaggaagttttttttttaagaatttcatactcttttattttatgagataaataaagaaaataaaaatttgtctaTATTATTGTTGGCtacaaaaccaacggcaagtgcaccggtcgcagcgtagcaaatGATAAATATCgctctctcccaagggacttgtgcaacacataacaattcttccttttataactcaattagacatcaaagtgcacaaaacaacacaagaaactctttttggtattttatcaaatagttggtgtgcaagaaatttaacatagtgtatttacaatttatcaagactagaattcatcaatttcattctcatgcattcacaaacatctcaattccaactaataggtgttcaatttcagttctaggttcaattcatatttctcaatacatcaagaaccacaattcatgcATGGATGATCAACccaaagcaagcattaagcataaaaaatgaatactaacatgaattggaaaagtatatagcattaacatcacaaaatacataagaattccatgttttaaaactaatctcaacaaataggaaaagccttccatggtggagaacttagggttctacaaaattgaagagataaggaagaaattggaaccaaagagaagatgcccaacctttcccaaggttcttgacagctgctccatgctccatttgtgcCTCttcttcgcatctccatctccaatttgtgactcatcttcttccttaacccaaaaggggaaaaatcaccattgatgaagcttgaagatcCAAGGAGgtgtgggagagcttcccaacaccccaaatagcctccaagggcttctcccatgtttaaataacccattttgacacatcagcgaaAGTCACGCTCAACCTCCTTctagggcgcccaggcgccaagTCTGCAGTGAATCTGTGAATGGAAGGGCGCCGAACCCCCTTCTAGGGGGCCTCAGCCCCCTTCTGGGGGGCCCGAGCCTAATTTTTCTGCATTGCAtccttttctcctttctctGCAGATCTGCTTgctccaaaggcgtccaacatgggtatttgctacaaattgatcttttcttgtcccaaaacatgttcccttgagttcttgcttgttgtcctccactagaatttcttcctattcatttatttcacacactcaaataaagatattaaaggtaaaaacaaacatatattaaataaaacacaagaaaactagaaaacacactaaacttgagtataaaacaaggtaaaagctatgaaggagttaatttattcacaaaatatatacacaaaaataCGTAAAATCAACCATTATCAATTATGTAACACTCTCATTAAGATGATACTAAAATATTATCTCACTTatatgaaaacataaataacttAAAACTTTGTTACCACTTTTTAATATGaacataaaacatttttattcagcaatgtaaaaaaaaggtttaatcattttggaGGTCCCTATTTGTGCAGATTcatctcaaataggtcctcatattttttttttgtcccaattagGTCccttttatgtaaaattgagtcaattatgACCTTGTCGTTAATTTATGTGGACGACGTTAAACTTGTTGTCTGGTGGCATGCTAAGCTAGCATTTAATAAGCACGTGGTATAGTGAGGCCTATTTACGTGGATTTATTTTAAGTAGGAAGGAAAACAATTTAGATTTCGTTAAATCTTTCAATTTGTAGCAAAACGGTATTAACAGTTATCGACTTCTACCTCACTTTCCCCTGTTAATATTGTTTGACTTATAACTCACTTCCCCTTGTTAATATTTTTCGACTTATAACTCACTTCCCCTTGTCTTTAACTGTTAATATCGTTTGGCTACCGTTCGGCCTTTAACTGTTATTACCGTTCGGCTACCGTTTGACTATAGATTGAAGGATTTAATGAAATCCTAATTGTTTTCCATTcctacttaaaataaaataaattccacCTAAGATGACCACATTGTGCCACATTATTAAAAATTGCGCAGTCAACAAGCCAACACACAGAAATTTTAACGTCGTCCACAACAATTAACGGCAAGGtcaaaattgactcaattttacagAAAAAAGGGACCTAATtgggataaaaaaatatatgaggacctatttgagacaaatctgcacaaataaGGAACTCCAAAatgattaaacaaaaaaaatgcataatcaattgtttcaaaaaaaaatataaaacttttaaattaataatgaaaaagaaacttcttttaaaaatgactaaaaccaaatgTTCTCACAACTATTTCCTAGAACTCTcatatttattgtatatatttctcaacacgtatattattattatctacttccgtataaaaatatgataatcgcGTGTGGAAATCACAACAATAAAAACAGAACAATGAACTAAcataaaatatagttattataaGAACCTTTTTTTACCACATTATAAGTTCAACAATCGTGCGAGATGGTCACTCCCATCGCCTAGAGCTCCTAGGCGTTAAACAACCGTGCGGGATGGTCATTCCCGTTGTCTAGAACCCCTAGGCGTTAAACACCTAGCGGGACGGTTGTTCCCGTCGCCTAGAACCCCTAGGAATTAAATAACCTTGTGGGATGGTCACTCTCGTCGCCTAGAATCCCTAGGCGTTAAACACCGAGTGGGATGGTCGTTCCCGTCGCCTAGAACCCCTAGGTGGTAACAGCCGAGCGGGATGATCGTGGACTATCATTCTCAGCCGAACGGTCTTGTCTACTTGGCCAACCTGCCTCGTGAAATGTGTTAGTATAATCATCCACATTCTTTTTGTAGttcaaatttgattattatttttcctcAGTATAGGTAAACAAATACTATAAGTCGATCCTTTagtaatactaaaaaaattcgGATTCTAGATCCAATTCAAAAAACTTATGTTTCATAATTTTAGAACTCAATTTGTCAAATTCGATTTGATTCTTCTTGTATCCAAATTACAATAATGTATATTATACCGCAAATCATTCATCGAGGGGTATAAAGGAGTccctttaattataaaaaataaagtttttgacTGATAAGTATAAGGTCAGGGCCAATAGTCATGTACGTTCTACTCACGTTCTACTAGATCCAAATACTCAATAGCGATAACAATTCACTGAATATTCAATTGTGAGCAGAAGCTCCTCAAACACATGCCTAACTTGAGCATCAAAgtgtcttttgcaggtacctccctcCTTTTAGTGTCTTTTGTAGGTACCTCCATCCTTTGATCAAGGATGCAACCGAGCGGTCCATACCTAAGACCGAGCGGTCCAGACTGATAGTGAGCAGTCCAGGTTGAAAGCAGGCGAACGGAGCACTCGACTCAAGCATCAGAAAGCAATAAAGTCACGTCAGAAAGGTTAGTCTCTAGTCCTACAAATCCCTACCAAAACAATttgtatactttttattattaaataattaaatattaaacaaaattgtttaaatttaaagaaatatttattaaaaagataaagtgataaaataattattttttattttaatttataaaataattaaatttatattaacaaaaaaaattgaaaatataattattttagttaaaaataaaaatggcttaaaagataaaattaatctatatatatatatattcttataaaaaaatgtatatgcTCTTAAGCAACTGCGGGTCATAACAAGTACATAGGATATCTCTTAAAGGTGTTCTGGTTTAAGAAAAAACTAATATTCAAATGTAACGACTCTGACCATTACTAAATATTAGTTAAGTAATACTAAAATTCAAATACCTCGTATCGTACCCACCCGTAGTCATAAACACTCTtccatcaaaagaaaaatcaaaatctgatttttatttttaaacacagttttatttataaattcctttataagcaagtatttttaataaattaaaattaatttatgtacaatttaagatatatatatatatatatatatatatatatatatatatatatatatataagtttgaaaatttacataatttttataaataaatatatataaacaaattttaatatgcagtttttatttttatttttatcatagaATTGTTCCTTGGGAGATATAATGCAAACATGTCCTTATCTTCATAACTATAATCAGTGACTTTTCACACGTTTTATTTCTACTATTCTATGCAAGTCGAAGCGTAGCTTAGAAGAATACAAATTCCCCAAAATTCCACATTTATTTTAGCACTACCACTGCTCATCGCAGCTCCTCCCATTCTAACGGTCGCCGGAGAGCCCATTTATGCGGTGCTGTCAACCAATTCTTCTCCTTCTGTCACTTTCAACTGGGAACTATTTGCCATATAGTACTTCTCCTCTCAATCTCCCTTATTTTTGGTAAAACCCATGTTTCTTAACTctcaatgttattttttatatatgattttgagTTTGGCACCTTATTTCACCAGTTTGTTCTTTCATTCGGACAAAAGGTTGAATTTTTACCAAAATGGTTAGTGGTTGTGTTGAGTTTCTAATTGTGCTCTTCGACCAT contains these protein-coding regions:
- the LOC106763877 gene encoding tyrosine--tRNA ligase, chloroplastic/mitochondrial; amino-acid sequence: MASISVLARTLLFNHSTTRFFSPFKPHSSPFPLQCVTKTTCALQQSRRNVIEILEERGLVESITSDALRAACSSPVKVYCGFDPTGESLHLGNLLGIIVLSWFHRSGHGAVALIGGATARVGDPSGKSLERPELDIESLEKNTVGISNTIKRILGRGRNPNSVDSDLSVVILNNYDWWKEFSLLDFLKRVGRFARVGSMISKESVRKRLESEEGISFTEFTYQLLQGYDFLHLFQNEGISVQIGGSDQWGNITAGTELIRKILHVKDAYGLTFPLLLKSDGTKFGKSEDGAIWLSPKFLSPYKFYQYFFSITDDDVIRFLRILTFLDIEEIVALEGEMGKPGYVPNTAQRRLAEEVTRFVHGEEGLAEALQATEALRPGSGTKLDWKTIEGIAEDVPSCSLAYEEVLNLSLVDLSVSSGLFESKSAARRLLKQGGLYLNNSRVDSEGKRIEAADIVDGKVLLLSAGKKNKVLVRIA